One window of Mesorhizobium sp. PAMC28654 genomic DNA carries:
- a CDS encoding aromatic amino acid lyase, with amino-acid sequence MPIILTTRDDVNLDTVFRVAWKRDTVEISGKALDRIAECRAWFLRLIESDPAPVIYGVTTAMGELASQRLAHDERDRHARIKAFAAATSFGEPLPDRVVRAIVLARLTNFLEGNAATTPRMALAVAAMLDGGAMPTVPSAGQGGAGEILALYPLFAELTAHFDLEVKERGSLINGSPCAAALVADAALAARRRVRLAQKVFALSIEAFRAPLEHYDAALDALWGDEHEAAALRGLREFLVGAGDGRRNYQAPVSYRIVPRVLGQAHRALAAAERAATISLASISDNPVYIPPDDAHPLGRCISTGGYHNAMATPALDDLAAIWADICLLCDRHGSKLLNGKVSQLPDLLMTGRHWADSDGHGNVGYVPMAITGYLEQAKLAAQRTFIPGTESAGAGQDDVATTAFFAWTKEATAGRCADAAMAMLAMIASQALDVTGRAPPPALQPFVEDIRSLVPPVGDDRVLGPELAKLAAWFTKQVFEA; translated from the coding sequence ATGCCAATCATCTTGACGACGCGAGACGACGTAAACCTCGATACGGTTTTTCGTGTCGCCTGGAAAAGGGACACGGTCGAGATCAGCGGCAAGGCGCTCGATCGGATTGCCGAGTGCCGTGCCTGGTTCCTGCGGCTTATCGAATCCGATCCCGCGCCGGTCATTTATGGTGTGACCACCGCCATGGGCGAACTGGCGAGCCAGCGGCTCGCCCATGACGAGCGGGATCGTCATGCCCGCATCAAGGCGTTCGCAGCCGCGACATCCTTTGGCGAACCCTTGCCGGATCGCGTGGTCAGGGCGATCGTGCTTGCCCGCCTGACGAATTTTCTTGAGGGAAACGCCGCCACCACACCACGCATGGCGCTCGCCGTCGCCGCGATGCTGGATGGGGGAGCCATGCCCACGGTGCCGTCCGCCGGCCAGGGCGGCGCTGGTGAGATCCTGGCGCTCTATCCACTGTTCGCCGAGCTTACGGCGCATTTCGACCTCGAGGTCAAGGAAAGGGGCTCGCTCATCAACGGCTCGCCCTGCGCGGCAGCGCTTGTGGCCGACGCGGCCCTGGCGGCTCGCCGCCGGGTTCGGTTGGCGCAAAAGGTCTTCGCGCTGTCGATCGAGGCGTTTCGCGCGCCGTTGGAGCATTATGATGCAGCGCTCGATGCGCTGTGGGGCGACGAACATGAAGCCGCCGCGTTGCGCGGCCTGAGGGAATTTCTGGTCGGTGCTGGAGACGGACGGCGCAACTATCAGGCGCCCGTCAGCTACCGCATCGTGCCGCGCGTTCTCGGGCAGGCACACCGCGCACTGGCGGCGGCGGAGCGGGCGGCGACCATTTCTCTGGCTTCGATATCGGACAACCCCGTCTATATCCCGCCTGACGATGCGCACCCGCTCGGCCGTTGCATCAGCACGGGCGGCTATCACAATGCCATGGCAACGCCGGCCCTGGATGATCTGGCGGCGATCTGGGCCGATATCTGCCTGCTGTGCGACCGTCATGGCTCAAAGCTTCTGAACGGCAAGGTGTCGCAATTGCCGGATCTGTTGATGACGGGGCGGCACTGGGCCGACAGCGATGGCCATGGCAATGTCGGTTATGTGCCGATGGCGATCACCGGCTATCTGGAACAAGCCAAGCTGGCGGCGCAACGCACTTTCATTCCCGGAACGGAATCAGCTGGCGCCGGGCAGGACGATGTCGCGACAACGGCGTTCTTCGCCTGGACGAAGGAGGCGACCGCCGGCCGCTGCGCCGACGCAGCGATGGCGATGCTGGCGATGATAGCCTCGCAGGCGCTTGACGTCACCGGTCGCGCGCCGCCGCCGGCGCTTCAGCCGTTCGTTGAGGATATCAGGAGCCTCGTGCCGCCGGTTGGCGACGATCGCGTGCTTGGGCCCGAACTTGCGAAGCTGGCCGCGTGGTTCACAAAGCAGGTCTTTGAGGCGTAG
- a CDS encoding GDYXXLXY domain-containing protein, with protein MMTGKRLIISALVLSLVQIGFLSWIIAGRAAILRNGKEVLLKVEPIDPRDLLRGDYILLGYDISRIPVKLIANIPAGKLTTDDTSLVVRLKKGADGYWLATTAWFGQAPSPAGPDEADIVGKVASGWDLGSDATIAPDYGIERFYLPEGEGMPIQNDMRVRPFGIRVALAANGTAQIKALMDGDKTLFEEPLY; from the coding sequence ATGATGACCGGGAAAAGGCTGATCATCTCGGCGCTGGTGCTGTCGCTCGTCCAGATCGGCTTCCTGAGCTGGATCATTGCCGGCCGGGCGGCGATCCTGCGCAATGGCAAGGAGGTACTGCTGAAGGTCGAGCCGATAGACCCGCGCGACCTTCTGCGTGGCGACTACATTCTCCTTGGCTATGACATTTCCCGAATTCCAGTGAAGCTGATCGCCAACATCCCCGCGGGCAAACTGACCACGGACGATACATCGCTTGTGGTCAGGCTGAAGAAGGGCGCCGATGGTTATTGGCTGGCGACAACCGCGTGGTTCGGACAGGCTCCGTCACCCGCGGGCCCCGACGAAGCCGATATTGTCGGCAAGGTTGCTTCCGGCTGGGACCTCGGCTCGGACGCCACGATCGCGCCTGATTACGGCATCGAGCGGTTCTATCTGCCGGAGGGCGAGGGGATGCCGATCCAGAACGACATGCGGGTGCGGCCGTTCGGCATCCGCGTCGCGCTTGCCGCTAATGGCACGGCGCAGATCAAGGCGCTGATGGATGGCGACAAGACGCTGTTCGAGGAGCCACTTTATTAG
- a CDS encoding phytoene/squalene synthase family protein translates to MTDNAKIVMEAVRAADHDRYLCALYAPEDKRDALLSLYAFNAEIAGIRDRIHEALPGEVRLQWWRDIIAAGGEAGAGNPVAEALNATIAASNLPKPAFENMLEARIFDLYDDPMPSRTDLEGYCGETAAALIQLAAMVLDPVEAPRFAELAGRAGCAQAMTGLLLLLPLHRKRGQCFVPADILAAVGSSPEEFVAGDGGPGAGGAVAAMIALAREHFSAFEQGASALPDSLRPAFLPLALSRAYLAKMERPGHSTLAGVARLSALRRHWLLLRRASQGWPAR, encoded by the coding sequence ATGACTGATAACGCCAAGATCGTCATGGAGGCGGTGCGCGCCGCCGACCACGACCGCTATCTCTGTGCGCTCTACGCGCCCGAGGACAAGCGCGACGCGCTGCTTTCGCTCTACGCCTTCAATGCCGAGATTGCCGGCATACGCGACCGCATCCACGAAGCCTTGCCGGGCGAAGTGCGGCTGCAGTGGTGGCGCGATATCATCGCAGCCGGTGGCGAGGCGGGCGCCGGAAATCCTGTTGCCGAAGCCTTGAACGCCACTATTGCTGCCTCCAACTTGCCGAAGCCGGCCTTCGAGAACATGCTCGAAGCGCGTATCTTCGACCTCTACGACGACCCGATGCCGTCGCGCACCGATCTGGAAGGTTACTGCGGAGAGACGGCGGCGGCGCTCATCCAGCTCGCAGCCATGGTGCTCGATCCCGTCGAAGCACCACGGTTTGCGGAGCTAGCGGGCAGGGCCGGCTGCGCGCAGGCGATGACCGGCCTGCTGCTTCTTTTGCCGCTGCACCGCAAACGTGGCCAATGTTTCGTGCCGGCCGACATTCTTGCGGCGGTGGGTTCATCACCGGAGGAATTCGTGGCGGGCGATGGCGGACCCGGCGCCGGTGGCGCGGTGGCCGCGATGATCGCACTGGCGCGGGAGCATTTTTCCGCCTTCGAACAAGGCGCATCGGCGTTGCCGGACTCGCTGCGTCCGGCTTTTCTGCCGCTTGCCCTGTCGCGGGCCTATCTCGCGAAAATGGAACGGCCGGGCCACTCAACACTTGCCGGGGTTGCCCGGCTTTCGGCGTTGCGCCGACATTGGCTGCTGTTGCGTCGCGCGTCGCAGGGTTGGCCCGCACGTTGA
- the secDF gene encoding protein translocase subunit SecDF, with the protein MLYFSRFKMILIWLAVAATVILAAPNLIPASTLAKLPDWVPKRQMTLGLDLQGGSHILLEMNQNDLIKDRLETTRDEIRTLLRDAKIGYTGLGGTGRTLQVRITDPTQLDAAKTALKSLTDPVAAGLFTGGSIQEMTLDDSEPGLLKFNVTDAGIKYRTSTALTQSIEVVERRVNELGTTEPIVQRQGDDRILVQVPGLQDPQRLKEILGQTAKLTFQMVDQSMPVQDALKGRPPAGSSVLYSQDDPPVPYLIENRVIVSGENLVDAQATYNSQNNEPVVSFRFDSKGASRFGQATAQNVGKLFAIVLDNQVISAPQIREAILGGTGQISGNFTAQSANDLAVLLRAGALPATLTVIEERTVGPGLGQDSIHAGKVAGIIGSILVVAFMFVAYGYLGFLANIALAVHVAMIVALLSLLGATLTLPGIAGIVLTIGMAVDSNVLIYERIREERRNGRSVIQAIDTGFSKALATIVDSNVTSLIATVVLFYLGTGPVKGFAITFAIGILTTVFTAFTFTRLLVSIWLRRARPKELPRAPVTFIPAGTKIPFMGIRRWTFALSSLLSIASVVLFMTVDINYGIDFKGGSLIEVQSKAGDANLGDIRSRLTELNIGEVQVQQFGAPNDVLIRVGAQGGGENAEQSVIDKVRGELQNNYDFRRVEVVGPTVSGELAKQGTIAMLVALLGILIYVWFRFEWQFAVGAIVATVHDVVMTLGFFVITGLEFNQSSLAAILTIIGYSLNDTIVVYDRVREDLRKYKRMPLPQLLNNAINETLSRTTLTSVTTILALLALVLFGGEVIRSFTMAMLFGVIFGTYSSIFIAAPLLILFKLRPQATTDEKTPAGKAVAT; encoded by the coding sequence ATGTTGTATTTTTCGCGCTTCAAGATGATCCTGATCTGGCTGGCTGTGGCCGCCACGGTGATCCTCGCTGCGCCCAATCTCATACCCGCAAGCACATTGGCCAAGCTTCCCGACTGGGTGCCGAAGCGCCAGATGACGCTCGGCCTCGATCTGCAGGGTGGCTCTCACATCCTCCTGGAGATGAACCAGAACGATCTGATCAAGGATCGGCTCGAGACGACGCGTGACGAAATCCGCACACTGCTGCGCGATGCCAAGATTGGCTATACCGGCCTTGGCGGGACGGGCCGGACCTTGCAGGTGCGCATCACCGACCCCACTCAGCTCGATGCCGCCAAGACAGCGTTGAAGTCATTGACCGACCCTGTCGCGGCCGGCCTGTTCACCGGTGGCTCCATCCAGGAAATGACGCTCGACGATTCCGAGCCCGGCCTGCTCAAGTTCAACGTGACCGATGCCGGTATCAAATACCGCACATCCACGGCATTGACGCAGTCGATCGAGGTGGTTGAGCGTCGCGTCAACGAACTCGGCACGACTGAGCCCATTGTTCAGCGGCAAGGCGATGACCGCATCCTGGTTCAGGTGCCGGGCCTGCAGGATCCGCAGCGGCTGAAGGAGATCCTCGGCCAGACGGCGAAGCTGACCTTCCAGATGGTCGATCAGTCCATGCCGGTGCAGGATGCGCTGAAAGGCCGCCCGCCTGCCGGTTCGTCGGTGCTGTATTCGCAGGACGATCCGCCGGTTCCATATCTGATCGAGAACCGCGTCATCGTATCCGGCGAAAACCTCGTCGATGCCCAGGCGACATACAATTCGCAGAACAATGAGCCGGTCGTCTCGTTCCGCTTCGATTCGAAGGGCGCCTCGCGCTTCGGCCAGGCCACGGCTCAGAATGTCGGCAAGCTGTTCGCGATCGTCCTCGACAATCAGGTGATTTCGGCGCCGCAGATCCGCGAAGCGATCCTTGGCGGCACCGGCCAGATCTCCGGTAATTTCACCGCACAGAGCGCGAACGACCTCGCCGTTCTGCTGCGCGCCGGCGCGCTGCCCGCGACATTGACGGTGATCGAGGAGCGTACCGTTGGTCCGGGCCTCGGCCAGGATTCCATCCATGCCGGCAAGGTAGCCGGCATCATCGGCTCGATCCTCGTCGTCGCGTTCATGTTCGTGGCCTATGGCTATCTCGGCTTCCTCGCCAACATCGCGCTGGCGGTCCACGTGGCGATGATCGTGGCGTTGCTGTCGTTGCTGGGGGCAACGCTGACCTTGCCTGGTATTGCCGGTATCGTGCTGACCATCGGCATGGCCGTGGACTCCAACGTTCTGATCTATGAACGTATACGTGAAGAGCGACGAAACGGGCGATCGGTGATCCAGGCCATCGATACCGGCTTCTCGAAGGCCTTGGCCACGATCGTCGACTCCAATGTCACGTCGCTGATTGCGACAGTGGTGCTGTTCTATCTCGGCACCGGACCGGTGAAGGGCTTTGCCATTACCTTCGCCATCGGCATCCTGACCACCGTGTTCACCGCCTTCACCTTTACCCGCCTGCTGGTGTCGATCTGGTTGCGCCGGGCGCGTCCGAAGGAATTGCCGCGGGCGCCGGTCACCTTCATTCCGGCCGGTACGAAGATCCCGTTCATGGGTATACGCCGCTGGACATTCGCACTGTCGAGCCTGCTGTCGATCGCGTCGGTCGTGCTGTTCATGACCGTCGACATCAACTACGGCATCGACTTCAAGGGCGGCTCGCTCATTGAAGTGCAGTCGAAGGCCGGAGATGCCAATCTTGGTGACATCCGCAGCCGGCTGACAGAGCTCAACATCGGCGAAGTGCAGGTGCAGCAGTTCGGTGCGCCAAACGACGTGCTGATCCGTGTGGGTGCGCAAGGCGGCGGCGAGAATGCCGAGCAGAGCGTCATCGACAAGGTGCGTGGCGAACTGCAGAACAATTATGATTTCCGCCGCGTCGAGGTTGTGGGACCGACCGTGTCTGGCGAACTCGCCAAGCAGGGAACGATCGCCATGCTGGTCGCGCTGCTCGGCATCCTGATCTATGTCTGGTTCCGCTTCGAATGGCAGTTCGCGGTCGGTGCCATCGTCGCCACCGTCCACGACGTCGTCATGACGCTCGGCTTCTTCGTCATTACCGGGCTTGAGTTCAACCAGTCGTCGCTGGCGGCGATCCTTACCATCATCGGCTATTCGCTGAACGATACGATCGTGGTCTATGACCGCGTTCGAGAGGATCTGCGAAAATACAAGAGAATGCCGCTGCCGCAGCTGCTGAACAACGCCATCAACGAGACGCTGTCCAGAACGACGCTGACTTCGGTGACCACGATCCTGGCGCTGCTGGCGCTGGTGCTGTTCGGCGGCGAGGTGATCCGGTCGTTCACGATGGCGATGCTGTTCGGCGTCATCTTCGGAACCTACTCCTCGATCTTCATTGCCGCGCCGCTGCTGATCCTGTTCAAGTTGCGGCCGCAGGCAACGACCGATGAGAAGACGCCGGCAGGCAAGGCGGTCGCGACCTGA
- a CDS encoding Mth938-like domain-containing protein has product MAKGIVIREAHFPGRAPIEAYGNGGFRFADMSHRGSLLCLPSGIHGWEPADPTALTVADFDRLLAEASNVEILLVGMGRDLRPLPAALRATLKSAGIASDPMSTGAAVRTYNVLLAEDRAVAAALIAVD; this is encoded by the coding sequence ATGGCCAAGGGCATCGTCATCCGCGAGGCGCACTTTCCCGGTCGCGCGCCGATAGAAGCCTATGGCAATGGCGGGTTCCGCTTTGCCGACATGTCACATCGCGGTTCCCTGTTGTGCCTGCCGTCGGGCATCCATGGCTGGGAGCCGGCTGATCCGACGGCGCTGACCGTGGCGGATTTCGACAGGCTGCTTGCTGAAGCCAGCAATGTCGAGATTCTGCTGGTTGGCATGGGCAGGGATCTCAGGCCATTGCCGGCAGCATTGCGGGCCACGCTGAAAAGCGCCGGCATCGCGTCCGATCCGATGTCGACGGGTGCCGCTGTGCGGACATACAATGTCCTCCTGGCCGAGGATCGCGCCGTGGCCGCCGCACTCATCGCCGTCGACTGA
- the trmFO gene encoding methylenetetrahydrofolate--tRNA-(uracil(54)-C(5))-methyltransferase (FADH(2)-oxidizing) TrmFO produces MSKNPIHIIGGGLAGSEAAWQAAQAGVPVVLHEMRPVRGTDAHKTDGLAELVCSNSFRSDDAENNAVGLLHAEMRLAGSLIMSAGDAHQVPAGGALAVDRDGFSEAVTKRLEAHPLITIQREEMPGLPPAEWDQAIIATGPLTAPSLAQSIAEATGADALAFFDAIAPIVHFDTIDMNICWFQSRYDKVGPGGTGKDYINCPMDKDQYLAFVQALVDGQKTEFKQWEGTPYFDGCLPIEIMAERGVETLRYGPMKPMGLTNTHNPTVKAYAVVQLRQDNALGTLHNMVGFQTKLKHAEQVRIFRTIPGLENADFARLGGLHRNTYLNSPTLLDASLQLKSRPGLRFAGQITGCEGYVESAAIGLLAGRFAAAERLGHQPSLPPLTTAFGALLNHITGGHIVSDHEPGKRSFQPMNVNFGLFPPVEAPKTEGKRLRGKDKTVAKRHAITSRARADCREWLGLPAQTAEAAE; encoded by the coding sequence ATGAGCAAAAATCCCATCCATATCATCGGCGGCGGTCTCGCCGGTTCCGAAGCCGCATGGCAGGCGGCGCAAGCCGGTGTTCCCGTCGTGCTGCATGAAATGCGCCCCGTTCGCGGCACCGACGCCCACAAGACCGATGGCTTGGCCGAGCTCGTCTGTTCCAATTCCTTCCGCTCCGACGACGCAGAAAACAACGCGGTCGGACTGCTGCACGCCGAAATGCGGCTGGCCGGCTCGCTGATCATGAGCGCCGGCGATGCGCACCAGGTGCCGGCGGGTGGCGCGCTTGCCGTTGACCGTGACGGATTTTCCGAAGCGGTGACCAAAAGGCTGGAGGCACATCCGCTGATCACCATCCAGCGCGAGGAAATGCCAGGCCTGCCGCCTGCGGAATGGGATCAGGCCATCATCGCCACCGGACCGCTGACGGCGCCTTCGCTCGCCCAATCGATCGCCGAAGCGACCGGCGCCGACGCACTCGCCTTCTTCGACGCCATCGCACCGATCGTGCATTTCGACACGATCGACATGAACATTTGCTGGTTCCAGTCGCGTTACGACAAGGTCGGCCCCGGCGGCACCGGCAAGGACTACATCAACTGCCCCATGGACAAGGATCAGTACCTTGCCTTCGTGCAGGCGCTGGTCGACGGCCAGAAGACCGAATTCAAGCAATGGGAAGGCACGCCCTATTTCGATGGCTGCCTGCCGATCGAGATCATGGCCGAGCGCGGCGTCGAGACCCTGCGCTACGGGCCGATGAAGCCGATGGGGCTGACCAACACGCACAACCCGACGGTCAAGGCCTATGCCGTCGTCCAGTTGCGGCAGGACAATGCGCTGGGCACGCTCCACAACATGGTCGGTTTCCAGACCAAGCTGAAGCATGCGGAGCAAGTGCGCATCTTCCGCACCATTCCGGGCCTGGAGAACGCCGACTTCGCCCGTCTCGGCGGCCTGCACCGCAACACATACCTCAATTCGCCAACCTTGCTCGACGCCTCGCTGCAGCTGAAGTCGCGCCCGGGCCTGCGCTTCGCCGGCCAGATCACCGGCTGCGAGGGCTATGTCGAAAGTGCCGCGATCGGCCTGCTCGCCGGACGTTTCGCCGCTGCCGAGAGGCTTGGACATCAGCCGTCGTTGCCGCCCTTGACCACTGCCTTCGGCGCCCTGCTCAACCACATCACCGGCGGCCATATCGTCTCCGACCACGAACCGGGAAAACGCTCGTTCCAGCCAATGAACGTCAATTTCGGACTTTTTCCGCCTGTGGAGGCACCGAAGACCGAGGGCAAGCGCCTGCGCGGCAAGGACAAGACCGTCGCCAAGCGGCACGCCATCACGTCGCGTGCGCGGGCCGACTGCAGGGAATGGCTGGGGTTGCCGGCGCAGACAGCGGAAGCCGCTGAATAG
- a CDS encoding DUF2157 domain-containing protein: MASYSTRVRSDIARWVQAGLIDSPTADALARDVEANDRKSLSFGSILAMMAALLFGAAILIFVAANWEAIPRLGRVAALFAIILGGYVGGAVLKTRDHAAIGEALWIIAAAAFGGAIALIGQMYHFSGDESSAVITWGVGTALAAVALRSNPLTVAAVGIADAWLFLEGFDYFRSRDFPHPFIAMALVLFGISFWTRSQAARHLIILSVIFYVVMLVTNHDTLQIAIPLVLASVALFAAAVLAPEPVDKIVQLGGRLPLHALLGFLTGLAMIQFELADKSTYDGGFAIASAIALAGIAAAIVLAGRESRALRWLAYAGFAFELAIIYVVTLQSMLDTAGFFLAAAVLLGILALIIIRIEKRMKGSAVQGAAA, translated from the coding sequence ATGGCGAGCTATTCGACACGGGTCAGATCGGACATTGCGCGATGGGTGCAGGCCGGCCTGATCGACTCTCCCACCGCTGACGCCCTGGCGCGCGACGTCGAGGCCAATGACCGCAAGTCGCTCAGCTTCGGTTCTATACTCGCCATGATGGCGGCCCTGCTGTTTGGCGCGGCGATCCTGATTTTTGTCGCGGCCAATTGGGAGGCCATTCCGAGACTGGGCCGCGTGGCGGCACTGTTCGCTATCATTCTCGGCGGCTATGTCGGCGGCGCGGTGCTGAAGACGCGCGACCATGCGGCAATCGGCGAAGCGCTGTGGATCATCGCCGCGGCGGCCTTTGGCGGGGCGATCGCACTGATTGGCCAGATGTATCATTTTTCCGGTGACGAATCGTCGGCGGTGATCACCTGGGGCGTCGGCACCGCGCTTGCCGCGGTTGCCTTGCGCTCCAATCCCCTGACGGTCGCGGCGGTCGGCATTGCCGATGCATGGCTGTTCCTGGAAGGGTTCGATTATTTCCGGAGCAGGGATTTTCCGCATCCTTTCATCGCCATGGCGCTGGTGCTGTTCGGCATCTCTTTCTGGACGCGCAGCCAGGCGGCCCGGCACCTGATCATCCTGTCGGTCATTTTCTATGTGGTCATGCTGGTGACGAACCACGACACGCTGCAGATAGCCATCCCGCTTGTGCTGGCATCGGTGGCCCTGTTCGCGGCCGCAGTGCTTGCGCCTGAGCCGGTGGACAAGATCGTCCAGCTTGGCGGGCGGTTGCCCTTGCATGCGCTGCTCGGCTTTCTCACCGGCCTGGCGATGATCCAGTTCGAACTGGCTGACAAAAGCACTTATGATGGCGGGTTTGCCATTGCGTCAGCCATTGCGCTGGCCGGCATCGCCGCGGCAATCGTGCTGGCAGGGCGGGAAAGTCGCGCCTTGCGCTGGCTTGCCTATGCCGGCTTCGCCTTCGAACTCGCCATCATCTATGTGGTGACCTTGCAGTCCATGCTGGATACGGCGGGCTTCTTCCTAGCGGCGGCCGTGCTTCTCGGCATTCTTGCCCTCATCATCATACGCATCGAGAAACGCATGAAGGGCTCAGCCGTTCAGGGAGCAGCAGCATGA
- a CDS encoding sterol desaturase family protein codes for MESYNFPQITQLAIPFFVVAILIELWLVRTGRARGSFETRDTLTSLVMGTGNVVAGLLLGVVSYWALLWLWQFRFFNLGLSVWVFLAAFLLDDLRYYVYHRIAHRVRWVWAEHVNHHSSQHYNLSTALRQSWTGLFTFMFVLQAPLVLLGFHPAVIAFTFGFNLVWQFWIHTETIGKMWNWFEFIFNTPSHHRVHHATNPRYLDTNFAGTLIIWDRMFGTFVGELEEDRPRYGIVRNIGTFNPLKVAFHEWIGMFADAFAPGLTLSERINYLVKPPGWSHDGSRETSETLKAGYVRRNPSEAGKPGLPMAGVEAAE; via the coding sequence ATGGAGAGCTACAATTTTCCGCAGATCACCCAGCTTGCCATTCCATTCTTCGTCGTGGCGATCCTGATCGAGCTCTGGCTGGTGCGAACTGGCCGCGCCAGGGGCTCGTTCGAAACCCGCGATACGTTGACCAGCCTGGTGATGGGCACCGGCAATGTCGTCGCCGGTTTGCTGCTCGGCGTCGTGTCTTACTGGGCGCTGCTGTGGCTGTGGCAGTTCCGCTTCTTCAATCTCGGCCTGTCGGTTTGGGTGTTCCTGGCTGCGTTTCTGCTCGATGACCTGCGCTACTATGTCTACCACCGCATTGCGCACCGGGTGCGCTGGGTGTGGGCCGAGCACGTCAACCATCATTCCAGCCAGCACTACAATCTGTCGACGGCGCTCAGGCAGAGCTGGACGGGGCTGTTCACCTTCATGTTCGTGCTGCAGGCGCCGCTGGTGCTGCTCGGCTTCCATCCCGCCGTCATTGCCTTCACCTTCGGCTTCAATCTCGTCTGGCAGTTCTGGATTCACACCGAAACCATCGGCAAGATGTGGAACTGGTTCGAATTCATCTTCAACACGCCGTCGCATCACCGCGTCCACCACGCCACCAACCCGCGCTATCTCGACACCAATTTCGCCGGCACGCTGATCATCTGGGACCGCATGTTCGGAACCTTTGTCGGGGAATTGGAGGAAGACCGGCCGCGCTACGGCATCGTCAGGAACATCGGCACCTTCAACCCGCTGAAAGTGGCGTTTCATGAATGGATTGGCATGTTTGCTGATGCGTTCGCGCCCGGCCTGACGCTGAGCGAGCGCATCAACTACCTGGTCAAGCCGCCAGGCTGGAGCCATGACGGCTCGCGCGAGACGTCGGAGACGCTGAAGGCAGGTTATGTCAGGCGAAATCCGAGCGAGGCTGGCAAGCCGGGGCTGCCGATGGCTGGTGTCGAGGCGGCGGAATAA
- a CDS encoding zinc-binding dehydrogenase gives MSEPTIPNPGVGEVRIKVLAAGTGFTDSFIRRGRYPDFKGPLPFTPGYDLVGVVEKAGPDVVSPREGQIVADLCVVGGYAQYAIRAARFLVPVPDGIDAAEAVCIPLAYLTAFQMLTRYRRLSPGDMVLVVGASGSVGTALLDLSRHFGLKAIGTCSAANLAVVERFGAKAIDYRAGDFVDAVRGLTTGRVGGAGVDAAFDAIGGAHFNRSFACLAPGGTLIGYGSQTMAIGHENLIAAGLGLARLKLWGALSFLFRGRTAVWYSITDRRVSHPEEFRADMAALFDLLRNGAIHPMVVGREPLAAAKDIHTRIDAGGFGGKIVILPWPATHAAT, from the coding sequence GTGAGCGAGCCAACAATTCCAAATCCAGGTGTCGGCGAGGTACGCATCAAGGTACTGGCAGCCGGGACCGGTTTCACGGACAGTTTCATTCGGCGTGGCCGTTACCCCGACTTCAAGGGGCCGCTGCCGTTTACACCCGGCTACGACCTGGTTGGTGTTGTGGAGAAGGCTGGCCCCGACGTTGTCTCGCCGCGTGAAGGGCAAATCGTTGCCGATCTGTGCGTGGTCGGTGGTTACGCGCAATATGCAATTCGTGCCGCGCGTTTTCTTGTGCCGGTTCCAGATGGCATCGATGCCGCGGAGGCCGTTTGCATACCTCTCGCCTACCTTACGGCCTTTCAGATGCTCACGCGCTATCGTCGCTTGTCTCCCGGCGATATGGTCCTCGTCGTCGGCGCATCAGGCTCGGTCGGTACGGCGCTACTCGATCTCTCGCGCCATTTTGGCCTCAAGGCAATCGGCACCTGTTCGGCGGCAAACCTTGCCGTGGTCGAGCGATTTGGTGCCAAGGCAATCGACTATCGGGCTGGCGACTTCGTTGACGCGGTGCGTGGCCTCACGACTGGGCGAGTAGGCGGCGCCGGTGTCGATGCAGCATTCGATGCGATCGGCGGGGCGCATTTCAACCGGTCATTCGCCTGTCTCGCGCCAGGGGGCACCCTTATCGGCTATGGCTCCCAGACCATGGCGATCGGGCACGAAAACCTAATCGCGGCTGGGTTAGGATTGGCACGCCTGAAGCTATGGGGCGCATTGAGCTTCCTGTTTCGTGGCCGCACAGCGGTTTGGTACAGCATCACGGACCGCCGCGTGTCGCATCCTGAAGAATTTAGGGCTGATATGGCTGCATTGTTCGATTTGCTCCGCAACGGAGCCATTCATCCAATGGTTGTCGGTCGCGAACCTCTCGCGGCGGCGAAAGATATCCACACACGTATCGACGCTGGCGGGTTCGGCGGCAAAATCGTGATACTGCCCTGGCCAGCGACGCATGCGGCTACGTGA
- a CDS encoding DUF1127 domain-containing protein: protein MNLIRNYRNWRRYRDTVSELSRLSNRELTDLGISRSDIPYVARKAV from the coding sequence ATGAACTTGATCCGCAACTATCGCAACTGGCGCCGCTATCGGGACACCGTTTCCGAGCTGAGCCGCCTGAGCAACCGTGAACTGACCGACCTCGGCATCAGCCGCAGCGACATTCCTTACGTCGCTCGCAAGGCGGTCTAA
- a CDS encoding DUF1127 domain-containing protein, producing the protein MNLIRNYRNWRVYRETVTELGRLSNRQLHDLGIVRDEIKIIAREAI; encoded by the coding sequence ATGAACCTGATCCGCAACTATCGTAACTGGCGCGTTTATCGCGAGACGGTTACCGAGCTGGGTCGCCTGTCCAACCGTCAGCTGCATGACCTTGGCATCGTCCGCGACGAGATCAAGATCATCGCCCGGGAGGCGATCTAA